The sequence GCCACACCCAGGCGCCACAGCACCTGGCGCGTTTCGACACGCCGGCGGTCGTTGGCAAAGGCATCGTTGGCGGGCACGGCCGGGTAGCCGGCGCGGGCGGCAGCCTGCATCCAGCCGGACGGCTTGATGGCCTGGTCCGACCAGACAATGCGGCCGCGATGGCTGGCCGCGCTGACGTCCGCCGACAGCACGCCCGGCACACGGCGCAAGGCATCTTCAATGGTGAGCGCGCAGGCCGCGCAATGCATGCCTTCGAACACCACGCTGGATTCCCAGCAGGAAGGCTGCGCGGCCAGGGAGCGGCTGAAGGCTGACCATTCGTGCGGATCATCGAGCATCGCCAGCGGCGTGGAATTGACCGCTGCGCCCGGCAGGCTCGATGGGGACAGGGAAAGAGGTGACAGGCTGACCGTTTGCATGATGAGGCAGCTTAGCGGCTTTATGAACTGAAGTCTTGATTTGAGTCGAATACAGCGCTGATCCGCCGTAAAAGCCACGCGGCGAACAAAATGCAGGTGCTGGCTGGCGTGGGCGCTTGAGTCCTAGAGTTCTTTCACGGCAGCCAGCCGCCGCATGATCTGCTGCACAACATCGCTCTGCATGTCGCGGTAGAGCAGGCTTTCCTCGGCTTCCTTGGCCAGCACCGCCGATTCGTTGAAGCTGATGTCGCGCTGAAGCGCAATTTCGGTCGCCGGAATCAACTCCTTGCCCGCCAGGGTCCGCAAGCGGAACACAAACCGCAGCCGCAACTGGAACTCGCGCACCTGGCCCGACGAGTTCAGGCTGAGCACCACCTTTTCGCGCTGGTCCTGAAGCACGTCAAGAACGACCTGCGCGTCGTTGATGCGGCGCGCATCGCTGATCACCTTGACCTTGCCGGTGGACTCCAGCGAGCGCCTGAGCTCCACGCCCAGCGGCGAGGACTCGGCCAGTCCGCTGTACAGCGTGGTGAACGCAAAATTGGGCGCTTTTCTCAGCGCAAAGCCGCAGCCGCCCAGGCTGGCCAGCGCCAGCGAAGCCGAAGAAGCGGAAAAGACCAGAAAAGCGCGACGCTGCATGGGGTGCCTTTTGCGTGAGGTGTCTTAAACGACGATGTTGACCAGGCGGCCCGGAACCACGATGACTTTCTTGGCGGGCGCGCCTGCCGCCTGCTTGACGAAAGCCTCCGAAGCCAGCGCAGCCGCCTCGATCACGGCCTTGTCGGCACCGGCCGGCACCGTGACCGAGCCACGCAGCTTGCCGTTGATCTGCAGCATCAGCTCGATCTCGTCCTGCTGCAGGGCGCTGGCATCCACTTCAGGCCATGGCGTGTCGAGCAGGTCGCCAGCCTCGGCGGCATAGCCGAGTTCGGACCACAGGGCATGCGTCAGGTGCGGCGCTGCCGGATACAGGCAACGCAGCAGGACGCTGAAGCCTTCGCGCAAGGCAGCCAGGGAAGCGGCTGAAATCTCGCCCTTGAAATCTTCCAGCGCATTGAGCAGTTTCATGCCGCCCGAGACGACGGTGTTGTACTGCATGCGCTGGTAGTCATAGTCCACCTGCTTGAGCAGGGTATGCACTTCCAGCCTCAGCGCCTTGGTTTCTTTATCAAACAGGCCTTTTGCGCATGCTGCATCTGCACCATTAGCTCCTGAATTCATAGCATTGAGCTTGACGCCGAAATTCCAGACCCGGCGCAGGAAGCGGTAGGAACCCTCCACGCCCGCGTCGTTCCATTCCAGCGTGGCTTCGGGCGGCGCGGTGAACATGGTGTACAGGCGCGCGGTGTCGGCACCGTATTTTTCAATGATGTCCTGCGGATCGACGCCGTTGTTTTTCGACTTGGACATGGTGCCCACGCCTTCGTAGTCGATGGCCGTTCCCACCGGCAGGTCGCCCACGGCGTTCTTGAGCCGGGCGCCGGCGATCTTGCCGGTGTCATCGAGCACATGCTCGACATCGTGCGGCCAGAAGTATTCCTTGCCGCCCTTGTCGGTGCGGCGCGAATAGATGTGGTTGAGCACCATGCCCTGCGTGAGCAGCTTGGTGAACGGCTCATCGACCTTGACCAGCCCCAGATCGCGCATCACCTTGGTCCAGAAGCGGGCGTAGAGCAGGTGAAGAATCGCATGCTCGATGCCGCCGATGTACTGGTCCATCGGCATCCAGTAGTCGGCGCCTCCGGCCACCATGGCTTCGCTGTTCTTCGGGTCGCAATAGCGCATGAAGTACCACGAACTGTCCACAAAAGTGTCCATGGTGTCGGTCTCGCGCCGCGCCGGCTTGCCGCAGACCGGGCAGACGACGCCCGCGTGAAAGCCTTCGTGCTTGTGCAGCGGATTGCCCGAGCCGTCAGGGATGCAATCCATCGGCAGCACCACCGGCAGGTCTTTTTCAGGCACCGGCACGGCGCCATGCTCGTCGCAATGGATGATGGGAATCGGCGTGCCCCAGTAGCGCTGGCGGCTCACGCCCCAGTCGCGCAGTCGCCAGGTGGTTTTTTTCTCGCCCAGGCCGAGGGCTGCGAGGTCGGCCGCGATGGCATCGACGGCAGCCTTGAACGCGAGGCCGTCGTATTTCCCGGAGTTGATGGCAATGCCGTGCTGCTTGTCGCCGTACCAGTCCGCCCAGGCATCAAGGCTGTAGGCCTGGCCCTTCACGTCCGTCACCTGCTTGATGGGCAGGCCATATTTTTTGGCAAATTCAAAATCGCGCTCATCATGCGCCGGCACGCCCATGACCGCGCCGTCGCCGTAGCTCATCAGCACATAGTTGCCCACCCAGACTTCGACCTTGTCGCCCGTCAGCGGATGCGTGACGAACAGGCCGGTAGGCTGGCCCTTTTTCTCCTGCGTGGCGAGTTCGGCTTCGGTCGTTCCGCCGGACTTGCATTCTTCAACAAAGGCCGCCAGCGCAGGGTTGCTTGCAGCGGCATGCACCGCCAGCGGATGCTCAGGCGCCACGGCGCAAAACGTCACGCCCATGATGGTGTCTGCGCGCGTGGTGAAGACGTACATCTGGCCGTCGCCAATCAGCGCGCCGGACGCGTCCTTGATGTCGTGCAGAAACGCAAAGCGCACGCCTTCGCTCTTGCCGATCCAGTTTTCCTGCATCAGCTTGACGCGCTCGGGCCAGCCGGGCAGCTTGTGCTGCACGCTGCCCAGCAACTCTTCGGCATAGTCGGTGATCTTGAGGTAATAACCCGGAATCTCGCGCTTTTCAACCGTGGCGCCGGTGCGCCAGCCCTTGCCGTCAATCACCTGCTCGTTGGCCAGCACGGTCTGATCGACCGGATCCCAGTTCACCACCTGGGTCTTGCGGTAGGCAATGCCTTTTTCCAGCATCTTCAGGAACAACCACTGGTTCCACTTGTAGTAACTCGGATCGCAGGTGGCGATTTCGCGGCTCCAGTCAACCGCCAGCCCCATCGCCTGCATCTGCTTTTTCATGTAGGCGATGTTGTCGTAAGTCCATTGGGCAGGAGGCACGCCATTTTTCAGCGCGGCATTCTCGGCCGGCAGGCCAAACGCATCCCAGCCCATCGGCATCAGGACGTTGTAGCCCTTCATGCGCAGGTAACGGCTCAGCATGTCGTTGATGGTGTAGTTGCGCACATGGCCCATGTGCAGCTTGCCGCTGGGGTAAGGCAGCATGGAGCAGGCGTAGTATTTCTTGCGGCTTGCGTCTTCGGTCACGCGGTAGGCGTCGGCGGCATTCCAGTGGGTTTGCGCGCTGCGCTCTACGTCGAGGTGGTTGTATTTGTCTTGCATGAAAAATCCGGATACCGAAAAAAGAACCCCGGCGCGGGGCGGGCAGCCTAGCGCTGCGAACAGGTGATTTTAGAGGCTGGACGCACCGCAGCCGCTCAACGGCCTGCCGGTGCGGCCAATGCGGCGGCTGGCGCGGGCTCGGCGACAAAACCGATGCGGCTGAGCCCGGCTTTTTGCGCCACGCCCATGACCTCAACGACCTTGCCATACGGCACGGCTTCGTCGGCGCGCAACTGCACTTCGGTGTCCGGATTGCGGCTGGCGGTTTGCGTCAGCTGGCGCGCCAGTTCTTCCAGGGC comes from Polaromonas naphthalenivorans CJ2 and encodes:
- a CDS encoding LPS-assembly lipoprotein LptE — encoded protein: MQRRAFLVFSASSASLALASLGGCGFALRKAPNFAFTTLYSGLAESSPLGVELRRSLESTGKVKVISDARRINDAQVVLDVLQDQREKVVLSLNSSGQVREFQLRLRFVFRLRTLAGKELIPATEIALQRDISFNESAVLAKEAEESLLYRDMQSDVVQQIMRRLAAVKEL
- the leuS gene encoding leucine--tRNA ligase, which codes for MQDKYNHLDVERSAQTHWNAADAYRVTEDASRKKYYACSMLPYPSGKLHMGHVRNYTINDMLSRYLRMKGYNVLMPMGWDAFGLPAENAALKNGVPPAQWTYDNIAYMKKQMQAMGLAVDWSREIATCDPSYYKWNQWLFLKMLEKGIAYRKTQVVNWDPVDQTVLANEQVIDGKGWRTGATVEKREIPGYYLKITDYAEELLGSVQHKLPGWPERVKLMQENWIGKSEGVRFAFLHDIKDASGALIGDGQMYVFTTRADTIMGVTFCAVAPEHPLAVHAAASNPALAAFVEECKSGGTTEAELATQEKKGQPTGLFVTHPLTGDKVEVWVGNYVLMSYGDGAVMGVPAHDERDFEFAKKYGLPIKQVTDVKGQAYSLDAWADWYGDKQHGIAINSGKYDGLAFKAAVDAIAADLAALGLGEKKTTWRLRDWGVSRQRYWGTPIPIIHCDEHGAVPVPEKDLPVVLPMDCIPDGSGNPLHKHEGFHAGVVCPVCGKPARRETDTMDTFVDSSWYFMRYCDPKNSEAMVAGGADYWMPMDQYIGGIEHAILHLLYARFWTKVMRDLGLVKVDEPFTKLLTQGMVLNHIYSRRTDKGGKEYFWPHDVEHVLDDTGKIAGARLKNAVGDLPVGTAIDYEGVGTMSKSKNNGVDPQDIIEKYGADTARLYTMFTAPPEATLEWNDAGVEGSYRFLRRVWNFGVKLNAMNSGANGADAACAKGLFDKETKALRLEVHTLLKQVDYDYQRMQYNTVVSGGMKLLNALEDFKGEISAASLAALREGFSVLLRCLYPAAPHLTHALWSELGYAAEAGDLLDTPWPEVDASALQQDEIELMLQINGKLRGSVTVPAGADKAVIEAAALASEAFVKQAAGAPAKKVIVVPGRLVNIVV